Proteins encoded by one window of candidate division KSB1 bacterium:
- a CDS encoding transposase: MLFTEISSKKVEVDFDGGEVSSDAGVLFLRETESDIGIINKVTGAIVDNRHPSYVKHEVVDLLTQR, translated from the coding sequence TGCTTTTTACAGAAATTTCTAGCAAAAAGGTTGAAGTTGACTTTGACGGCGGTGAGGTCAGTTCGGATGCAGGCGTCCTTTTTCTTCGTGAAACTGAATCCGATATTGGTATTATTAATAAAGTTACCGGAGCCATTGTTGATAACCGACATCCAAGTTATGTCAAACATGAGGTTGTTGATCTTTTAACCCAACG